A part of Carassius carassius chromosome 4, fCarCar2.1, whole genome shotgun sequence genomic DNA contains:
- the LOC132139587 gene encoding immunoglobulin-binding protein 1-like, translated as MAAAEDTNTTQNPSGSEAPKLSDLLDRGWKLYEEVDSTNEPSNSNAVQVKVKRGIMQLEEATGMVNQLDLFSRNEALEEISTADLKYLLLPALLGALTMKQVNRSKRLEHVQAARVYFMDFLQRCKNYDICSFQLPKTSENTADTPPEEQVNPSVPMPMSQPDLIAMATQRRAKIDRFNQRKETEAKLSGIRGLVESGSADEEVVRDFYLLNVRRWVTLAVEEIESINQEIEILKRMELFKQSMPQPSPPKRPPMKPFILTKDAVQAKVFGAGYPSLSTMTVDEWYEQHRRQACLPDQGIPRSAANDDAEEDERAERERKEENDDGEALQKARDWDDWKDTHRRGYGNRKNMG; from the exons ATGGCGGCCGCTGAAGACACTAATACTACACAAAACCCCAGCGGTTCAGAGGCTCCGAAACTGTCGGATTTACTGGACCGGGGCTGGAAGCTGTATGAAGAGGTGGACTCCACAAACGAGCCGAGCAACTCCAACGCAGTGCAGGTGAAAGTGAAGCGCGGCATCATGCAGCTGGAGGAGGCGACGGGGATGGTCAATCAGCTCGACCTGTTTAG TCGTAATGAGGCACTGGAGGAGATCTCCACAGCCGACCTGAAGTACCTGTTGTTGCCGGCTCTTCTGGGAGCGCTCACCATGAAACAGGTGAATCGCAGCAAGCGGCTGGAGCATGTGCAGGCAGCCCGCGTCTACTTCATGGACTTCCTTCAGAGATGCAAGAACTATGACATATGTAGTTTTCAGCTGCCCAAAACCAGTGAGAACACAGCAGATACTCCTCCTGAGGAGCAGGTGAATCCATCAGTCCCCATGCCAATGTCACAGCCAGACCTCATTGCCATGGCAACACAGAGACGAGCCAAAATTGATAG GTTTAATCAGCGTAAGGAGACAGAAGCTAAGCTGAGTGGCATCAGGGGGCTGGTTGAGTCTGGTTCAGCCGATGAAGAGGTGGTGAGAGATTTTTACCTGCTGAATGTGCGCAGGTGGGTCACCCTGGCCGTCGAGGAGATCGAATCTATCAATCAGGAGATTGAGATTCTGAAACGGATGGAGCTTTTCAAGCAG AGCATGCCCCAGCCATCTCCACCTAAAAGACCGCCTATGAAGCCTTTTATCCTGACTAAGGATGCTGTGCAGGCAAA AGTGTTTGGTGCAGGCTATCCCAGTCTTTCTACCATGACAGTGGATGAATGGTATGAGCAGCACCGGCGGCAAGCATGTTTACCTGACCAGGGCATCCCACGCAGTGCAG CAAATGATGATGCAGAGGAAGATGAgagagcagaaagagagagaaaggaagagaATGATGATGGAGAGGCACTGCAGAAGGCACGTGACTGGGACGACTGGAAGGATACACACCGGAGAGGATATGGCAACCGCAAAAACATGGGCTGA